A window of the Eulemur rufifrons isolate Redbay chromosome 6, OSU_ERuf_1, whole genome shotgun sequence genome harbors these coding sequences:
- the SLC39A13 gene encoding zinc transporter ZIP13: MPGCPCPGCGMAGQRLLFLTALALELLGRAGGSQPALRNRGAAAACRLDNKESESWGALLSGERLDTWICSLLGSLMVGLSGVFPLLVIPLEMGTMLRSEAGARRLKQLLSFALGGLLGNVFLHLLPEAWAYTCSASPGGEGQSLQQQQQLGLWVIAGILTFLVLEKMFLDSKEREGTSQAPSKDPTTAASAAATLNGGRCLAQPAAEPGLGAVVRSIKVSGYLNLLANTIDNFTHGLAVAASFLVSKKIGLLTTMAILLHEIPHEVGDFAILLRAGFDRWSAAKLQLSTALGGLLGACFAICTQSPKGVEETVAWILPFTSGGFLYIALVNVLPDLLEEDDPWHSLQQVLLLCTGIVVMVLFSLFVE, translated from the exons ATGCCTGGATGTCCCTGCCCTGGCTGTGGCATGGCAGGCCAAAGGCTCCTCTTCCTCACTGCCCTTGCCCTGGAGCtcctgggaagggctgggggtTCCCAGCCAGCCCTCCGGAACCGGGGGGCTGCGGCAGCCTGTCGCCTGGACAACAAGGAAAGCGAGTCCTGGGGGGCCCTGCTGAGTGGGGAGAGGCTGGACACCTGGATCTGCTCCCTCCTGGGTTCTCTCATGGTGGGGCTCAGTGGGGTCTTCCCGTTGCTCGTCATTCCCCTGGAGATGGGCACCATGCTGCGCTCAGAAG CTGGGGCCCGGCGCCTGAAGCAGCTGCTCAGCTTTGCCTTGGGAGGACTCTTGGGCAATGTGTTCCTGCACCTGCTACCGGAGGCCTGGGCTTATACATGCAGTGCCAGCCCTG GTGGTGAGGGACAGAGCctgcagcagcaacagcaactgGGGCTGTGGGTCATTGCTGGCATCCTGACCTTCCTGGTGTTGGAGAAGATGTTCCTGGACAgcaaggagagggaggggaccaGCCAG GCCCCCTCCAAAGACCCCACTActgctgcctctgctgctgcCACACTCAATGGAGGCCGCTGTCTGGCCCAGCCGGCTGCAGAGCCTGGCCTTGGTGCGGTGGTCCGGAGCATCAAA gtCAGTGGCTATCTCAACCTGCTGGCCAACACCATCGACAACTTCACTCATGGGCTGGCCGTTGCTGCCAGCTTCCTTGTGAGCAAGAAG ATCGGGCTCCTGACGACCATGGCCATCCTCCTGCATGAGATCCCCCATGAG GTGGGCGATTTTGCCATCCTGCTCCGGGCTGGCTTTGACCGATGGAGCGCAGCCAAGCTGCAACTCTCAACGGCACTGGGGGGCCTGCTGGGTGCCTGCTTCGCCATCTGTACGCAGTCCCCCAAGGGAGTAG AGGAGACGGTGGCCTGGATCCTACCCTTCACCTCTGGCGGCTTTCTCTATATTGCCCTGGTGAATGTGCTGCCCGACCTCTTGGAGGAAGATGACCCGTG GCACTCCCTGCAGCAGGTGCTTCTGCTCTGCACGGGCATCGTGGTGATGGTGCTGTTCTCGCTCTTCGTCGAATAA
- the PSMC3 gene encoding 26S proteasome regulatory subunit 6A, with translation MNLPPNPESPVTRQEKMATVWDEAEQDGIGEEVLKMSTEEIIQRTRLLDSEIKIMKSEVLRVTHELQAMKDKIKENSEKIKVNKTLPYLVSNVIELLDVDPNDQEEDGANIDLDSQRKGKCAVIKTSTRQTYFLPVIGLVDAEKLKPGDLVGVNKDSYLILETLPTEYDSRVKAMEVDERPTEQYSDIGGLDKQIQELVEAIVLPMNHKEKFENLGIQPPKGVLMYGPPGTGKTLLARACAAQTKATFLKLAGPQLVQMFIGDGAKLVRDAFALAKEKAPSIIFIDELDAIGTKRFDSEKAGDREVQRTMLELLNQLDGFQPNTQVKVIAATNRVDILDPALLRSGRLDRKIEFPMPNEEARARIMQIHSRKMNVSPDVNYEELARCTDDFNGAQCKAVCVEAGMIALRRGATELTHEDYMEGILEVQAKKKANLQYYA, from the exons ATGAATCTGCCGCCGAATCCTGAGAGTCCAGTGACTCGGCAGGAGAAGATGGCGACCGTGTGggatgaggctgag caagaTGGAATTGGGGAGGAGGTGCTCAAGATGTCCACAGAAGAGATCATCCAGCGCACACGGCTGCTGGATAGTGAGATCAAG ATCATGAAGAGTGAAGTGTTGCGAGTCACTCATGAACTCCAAGCCATGAAGGATAAGATCAAAGAAAACAGTGAGAAAATTAAAGTGAACAAGACCCTGCCATACCTTGTCTCCAACGTTATcgag TTACTGGATGTTGATCCCAATGACCAAGAGGAGGATGGTGCCAATATTGACCTGGACTCGCAGAGGAAGGGCAAGTGTGCAGTGATCAAAACCTCTACACGACAG ACGTACTTCCTGCCTGTGATTGGGTTGGTGGATGCTGAAAAGCTGAAGCCGGGAGACCTGGTG GGTGTGAACAAAGACTCCTATCTGATCCTGGAGACCCTGCCTACAGAGTACGACTCACGGGTGAAGGCCATGGAGGTGGATGAGAGGCCCACAGAGCAATACAGTGACATCGGGGGCTTGGACAAGCAGATCCAGGAG CTGGTGGAGGCTATTGTCCTGCCAATGAACCACAAGGAGAAGTTTGAGAACTTGGGGATCCAGCCTCCAAAGGGGGTGCTGATGTACGGACCTCCGGGTACAGGGAAGACCCTGCTGGCCCGGGCCTGTGCCGCACAGACTAAG GCCACCTTCCTAAAGCTGGCCGGCCCCCAGCTGGTGCAGATGTTCATTGGGGATGGTGCCAAGCTGGTCCGGGACGCCTTCGCCTTGGCCAAGGAGAAAGCTCCGTCTATTATTTTCATTGATGAGCTGGATGCCATCGGCACCAAGCG GTTTGACAGTGAGAAGGCCGGGGACCGGGAGGTACAGAGGACAATGTTGGAACTTCTGAACCAGCTGGATGGCTTCCAGCCCAACACCCAAGTAAAG GTAATCGCAGCCACTAACAGGGTGGACATCCTGGACCCCGCCCTGCTCCGCTCAGGCCGCCTGGACCGCAAAATCGAGTTCCCAATGCCCAATGAGGAGGCCCGGGCCAGAATTATGCAGATCCACTCCCGAAAGATGAACGTCAG TCCTGATGTGAACTACGAGGAGCTGGCCCGCTGTACGGATGACTTCAACGGGGCCCAGTGCAAAGCCGTGTGTGTGGAGGCG GGCATGATCGCACTGCGCAGAGGTGCCACGGAGCTCACCCACGAGGACTACATGGAGGGCATCCTGGAGGTGCAGGCCAAGAAGAAAGCCAACCTGCAGTACTACGCCTAG